One segment of Hemibagrus wyckioides isolate EC202008001 linkage group LG05, SWU_Hwy_1.0, whole genome shotgun sequence DNA contains the following:
- the soat1 gene encoding sterol O-acyltransferase 1 isoform X1: MMKMEDRRGRVTCRGSIKELKMRDRDATEPGGDVHESRNGSVELERNLKEKLLLRKKAEQLKADLIHHFDSQLNELVESLIDESHRLGSSSLSGSSQPRPDTERAELRSSQAHSQSKQFVVRRSLLDELFEVNHIRTIYHMFIALLILFILSTLVVDFIDEGRLVLDFDLLVFAFGQFPLVVVSWLCMFGSALMVPFALLRWWAGVYSSSHHRTFYTLLAATLLLLYQSLGLGFLPTYIVLRNSLPPASCFILILEQVRLMMKVHSFIRENVLRFWSSGKGGSASVAKPHLSSYLYFLFAPTLIYRDSYPRNPCVRWSYVATKFLQVLGCLFYAYYVFVRLCIPQFRSVSMQLFDLRVMVLCVFNSILPGALILFLAFFAFLHCWLNAFAEMLRFGDRMFYRDWWNSTSFANYYRTWNVVVHDWLYCYVYRDFLWMTQKRFRATAMFVVFTVSAVVHEYVLAVCFGFFYPVLFCLFMCFGLMFNFILHDRRTGPVWNIIVWTALFLGLAVLLCLYSQEWYAQKYCPLQEPSFLDLLKPRSWTCYV, from the exons ATGATGAAGATGGAGGACAGGAGAGGACGGGTTACGTGTCGTGGCTCAATTAAGGAACTAAAAATGAGGGATCGAGACGCCACAGAGCCTGGAGGAGACGTTCATGAGAGCAGAAacg GAAGTGTAGAGCTGGAGAGGAATCTGAAAGAGAAGCTGCTGCTGAGGAAGAAAGCCGAG CAGCTGAAAGCTGACTTGATTCATCACTTTGACTCTCAGCTGAACGAACTGGTGGAGTCTCTGATAGACGAGTCTCACAGACTGGGCTCTTCTTCACTGTCCGGTTCCTCGCAGCCTCGTCCAGACACCGAGAGAGCTGAACTCAG gtctTCTCAAGCTCACAGTCAGAGTAAACAGTTTGTGGTGCGTCGCTCTTTATTAGA CGAGCTGTTTGAGGTCAATCACATCCGTACGATTTATCACATGTTCATCgccctcctcatcctcttcatcctcagtACGTTAGTCGTAGACTTCATTGATGAGGGACG GTTAGTGCTGGATTTTGACCTGCTGGTGTTTGCGTTCGGTCAGTTTCCCCTCGTCGTGGTTTCGTGGCTCTGCATGTTTGGTTCTGCGCTCATGGTTCCGTTCGCTCTTCTCCGTTGGTGGGCCGGTGTTTATTCTTCATCACACCACCGAACCTTCTACACCCTTCTCGCCGCAACGCTCCTGCTGCTGTACCAGAGCCTCGGACTCGGCTTCCTGCCTACTTACATAGTGCTGAGAAACAGCCTTCCTCCCGCTTCCTGCTTCATCCTCATTCTCGAGCAG GTGCGTCTGATGATGAAGGTTCATTCCTTTATCAGGGAGAACGTGCTGCGGTTCTGGTCTTCAGGTAAAGGCGGCTCAG CTTCAGTGGCCAAGCCTCATCTGAGCTCCTAcctttacttcctgtttgctcCCACTCTGATCTACAGAGACAGTTATCCAAG AAATCCGTGTGTACGATGGAGTTATGTAGCCACCAAATTTTTACAG GTTCTGGGCTGTTTATTCTACGCCTACTACGTGTTTGTGCGTCTCTGTATCCCTCAGTTCCGCAGTGTGAGCATGCAGCTGTTCGACCTCAGAGTCATGGTGCTCTGTGTCTTCAACTCCATCCTGCCAG gaGCACTGATTCTCTTCTTGGCCTTCTTTGCCTTTTTGCACTGCTGGCTCAATGCGTTTGCTGAAATGCTGCGCTTTGGAGACCGAATGTTTTATAGG GACTGGTGGAATTCGACTTCGTTTGCTAATTATTACCGCACGTGGAACGTAGTGGTGCACGACTGGCTGTACTGCTACGTCTACCGGGACTTCCTGTGG ATGACACAGAAACGTTTCCGAGCGACCgccatgtttgttgttttcaccGTCTCTGCAGTGGTCCATGAGTACGTGCTGGCCGTGTGTTTCGGGTTCTTCTACCCCGTCCTCTTCTGCCTCTTCATGTGCTTTGGAT TGATGTTTAACTTCATCCTGCATGACCGGAGGACCGGACCCGTGTGGAACATCATTGTGTGGACGGCTCTGTTTCTGGGTTTAGCTGTTCTGCTGTGCCTTTACTCTCAGGAGTGGTACGCTCAGAAATACTGCCCCCTACAGGAG cCTTCTTTCCTCGACTTGCTGAAGCCGAGATCGTGGACCTGCTACGTCTAG
- the ugt5e1 gene encoding UDP glucuronosyltransferase 5 family, polypeptide E1, which yields MFLHCTLLIAGLLWTQTSLSSAGKVLVYPVEGSRWVNMNIILHELHKRGHELTVVRSSRSSQIPENAPHYKSLTIQVTDAMDLDKAEQIALLLKNVIESRKSEWSILPFIATYQTFFNIMEQGNSASAEMLRTILEDKALIKNLKSSKFDLILTDPFYGSGVVLGSYLGLPTVLNVRWIMSREAHFTIAPSPLSYIPAFGSEVSDQMTFRDRLKNLFHYVLAQYLDHMVTGPAYQGLISEFIDPETNIFSLTRGAALWLMRVDFVFEFPRPTMPNVVYVGGFQCKPSRPLPDELEMFMQSSGEHGVIVMSFGTRFKGLDLNLSEIFASAFAHLPQKVVWRHRGPKPSTVGDNTLLLDWIPQNDLLGHPKTKVFITHGGTNSIYEAIYHGVPMLAIPLILDQFDNMVRLKAKGIAEVLEVTKLDVDTLTQSLKNIMDEKQLYMKNMHEISSLYHDTPLKPMESIIFWLEFVMRHKGAAHLRTQAYKMPWFAYYNVDILAFIIAVFMIFFLLFGLICKLLCKGLERKRKAKQQ from the coding sequence ATGTTCCTGCACTGCACTTTGCTCATCGCTGGCCTCCTGTGGACCCAAACTTCTCTCAGCAGTGCAGGAAAAGTCCTGGTGTATCCGGTAGAAGGAAGCCGCTGGGTCAACATGAACATCATCCTGCATGAACTACATAAACGAGGTCACGAGCTGACAGTGGTACGTTCTTCCAGAAGTTCACAGATTCCTGAAAACGCTCCTCACTACAAATCACTAACCATCCAGGTCACTGATGCCATGGATTTGGATAAAGCTGAACAAATAGCGTTGCTCCTGAAAAATGTTATTGAAAGTCGTAAAAGTGAATGGTCCATTCTTCCCTTCATAGCTACATatcaaacattttttaacattatggAGCAAGGTAACAGCGCGAGTGCAGAAATGTTAAGAACCATACTGGAGGATAAAGCATTAATAAAAAATCTCAAAAGCTCCAAGTTTGACTTGATTTTGACTGATCCGTTTTATGGAAGTGGAGTTGTGTTGGGATCGTACTTGGGTTTACCGACAGTGCTTAATGTTCGCTGGATAATGAGCAGAGAAGCACACTTCACAATCGCACCTTCTCCTCTTTCCTACATCCCAGCATTTGGATCTGAAGTCAGTGACCAAATGACCTTCAGAGACAGACTGAAGAACTTGTTTCATTATGTTCTTGCACAGTATTTGGATCACATGGTCACTGGACCAGCTTATCAGGGTCTCATATCTGAGTTTATAGATCCAGAAACTAATATCTTCTCCCTCACCCGAGGTGCAGCTCTCTGGCTCATGCGAGTAGATTTCGTGTTTGAGTTTCCTCGGCCCACGATGCCAAACGTGGTCTACGTTGGGGGATTTCAGTGCAAGCCTTCCAGACCTTTACCTGATGAGTTGGAGATGTTCATGCAGAGTTCAGGGGAACATGGTGTAATCGTTATGTCTTTTGGAACTCGGTTTAAAGGTTTGGATCTTAATCTATCCGAAATCTTCGCCTCTGCCTTTGCTCATCTACCGCAGAAGGTCGTGTGGCGTCATCGAGGACCGAAACCTTCCACAGTGGGCGACAACACACTATTATTAGACTGGATTCCACAAAATGACCTTCTTGGACATCCAAAAACAAAGGTTTTCATAACTCATGGTGGAACAAATAGCATCTATGAGGCCATCTATCACGGAGTCCCGATGTTGGCAATACCACTAATCCTGGACCAGTTTGACAACATGGTACGTCTGAAGGCTAAAGGCATAGCTGAAGTTCTGGAGGTGACCAAATTGGATGTTGATACACTGACCCAATCTCTTAAAAACATTATGGATGAAAAGCAGCTCTACATGAAGAACATGCATGAGATTTCCTCTCTATATCATGACACACCACTAAAACCGATGGAGAGCATCATCTTCTGGTTGGAATTTGTCATGAGGCATAAAGGTGCAGCTCATTTGCGTACCCAGGCGTATAAGATGCCCTGGTTTGCGTATTATAACGTGGATATTCTTGCATTTATAATTGCAGTGTTTATGATCTTCTTTCTGCTGTTTGGTCTGATCTGTAAGCTTCTGTGTAAGGGgctggagagaaagagaaaagccAAACAGCAGTAG
- the soat1 gene encoding sterol O-acyltransferase 1 isoform X2: protein MRMNEGRKKKKVQQLKADLIHHFDSQLNELVESLIDESHRLGSSSLSGSSQPRPDTERAELRSSQAHSQSKQFVVRRSLLDELFEVNHIRTIYHMFIALLILFILSTLVVDFIDEGRLVLDFDLLVFAFGQFPLVVVSWLCMFGSALMVPFALLRWWAGVYSSSHHRTFYTLLAATLLLLYQSLGLGFLPTYIVLRNSLPPASCFILILEQVRLMMKVHSFIRENVLRFWSSGKGGSASVAKPHLSSYLYFLFAPTLIYRDSYPRNPCVRWSYVATKFLQVLGCLFYAYYVFVRLCIPQFRSVSMQLFDLRVMVLCVFNSILPGALILFLAFFAFLHCWLNAFAEMLRFGDRMFYRDWWNSTSFANYYRTWNVVVHDWLYCYVYRDFLWMTQKRFRATAMFVVFTVSAVVHEYVLAVCFGFFYPVLFCLFMCFGLMFNFILHDRRTGPVWNIIVWTALFLGLAVLLCLYSQEWYAQKYCPLQEPSFLDLLKPRSWTCYV from the exons atgagaatgaatgaaggaaggaagaagaagaaggttcAG CAGCTGAAAGCTGACTTGATTCATCACTTTGACTCTCAGCTGAACGAACTGGTGGAGTCTCTGATAGACGAGTCTCACAGACTGGGCTCTTCTTCACTGTCCGGTTCCTCGCAGCCTCGTCCAGACACCGAGAGAGCTGAACTCAG gtctTCTCAAGCTCACAGTCAGAGTAAACAGTTTGTGGTGCGTCGCTCTTTATTAGA CGAGCTGTTTGAGGTCAATCACATCCGTACGATTTATCACATGTTCATCgccctcctcatcctcttcatcctcagtACGTTAGTCGTAGACTTCATTGATGAGGGACG GTTAGTGCTGGATTTTGACCTGCTGGTGTTTGCGTTCGGTCAGTTTCCCCTCGTCGTGGTTTCGTGGCTCTGCATGTTTGGTTCTGCGCTCATGGTTCCGTTCGCTCTTCTCCGTTGGTGGGCCGGTGTTTATTCTTCATCACACCACCGAACCTTCTACACCCTTCTCGCCGCAACGCTCCTGCTGCTGTACCAGAGCCTCGGACTCGGCTTCCTGCCTACTTACATAGTGCTGAGAAACAGCCTTCCTCCCGCTTCCTGCTTCATCCTCATTCTCGAGCAG GTGCGTCTGATGATGAAGGTTCATTCCTTTATCAGGGAGAACGTGCTGCGGTTCTGGTCTTCAGGTAAAGGCGGCTCAG CTTCAGTGGCCAAGCCTCATCTGAGCTCCTAcctttacttcctgtttgctcCCACTCTGATCTACAGAGACAGTTATCCAAG AAATCCGTGTGTACGATGGAGTTATGTAGCCACCAAATTTTTACAG GTTCTGGGCTGTTTATTCTACGCCTACTACGTGTTTGTGCGTCTCTGTATCCCTCAGTTCCGCAGTGTGAGCATGCAGCTGTTCGACCTCAGAGTCATGGTGCTCTGTGTCTTCAACTCCATCCTGCCAG gaGCACTGATTCTCTTCTTGGCCTTCTTTGCCTTTTTGCACTGCTGGCTCAATGCGTTTGCTGAAATGCTGCGCTTTGGAGACCGAATGTTTTATAGG GACTGGTGGAATTCGACTTCGTTTGCTAATTATTACCGCACGTGGAACGTAGTGGTGCACGACTGGCTGTACTGCTACGTCTACCGGGACTTCCTGTGG ATGACACAGAAACGTTTCCGAGCGACCgccatgtttgttgttttcaccGTCTCTGCAGTGGTCCATGAGTACGTGCTGGCCGTGTGTTTCGGGTTCTTCTACCCCGTCCTCTTCTGCCTCTTCATGTGCTTTGGAT TGATGTTTAACTTCATCCTGCATGACCGGAGGACCGGACCCGTGTGGAACATCATTGTGTGGACGGCTCTGTTTCTGGGTTTAGCTGTTCTGCTGTGCCTTTACTCTCAGGAGTGGTACGCTCAGAAATACTGCCCCCTACAGGAG cCTTCTTTCCTCGACTTGCTGAAGCCGAGATCGTGGACCTGCTACGTCTAG